Proteins encoded by one window of Roseibium sp. Sym1:
- a CDS encoding AraC family transcriptional regulator, whose protein sequence is METLADRRSPLDRFRCFETSDVDEARQIVAAHFCSHGLDRGSALDRFDACQNRVPGRQLSLNYIRYGADVTIDPGELTAFYLIQIPIRGTAEIANGCRQVASTTRMASILNPDRHTRMRWHTGCEQVLLQVEQGFMRDVARRLTGVPVGSVRFASGFDLEKPGPAAWARRLRGVFGAAEDGLVFGAAQDDRQRALEESLIVSLLECQPNTVSALLERPDPRAAPAILKRALQLISERFLEDLSLLDICTHARTTPRNLQLLFKREFGTGPVHYLHDMRLAYARHLLQAEGSNRPVADIAEASAHRHFGRFSVAYKQRFGESPRETQRAGLFG, encoded by the coding sequence ATGGAGACGCTGGCAGACCGCAGATCACCGCTCGACCGGTTCCGATGTTTCGAAACGAGTGATGTCGACGAAGCCCGCCAGATCGTGGCCGCGCATTTCTGCAGTCACGGCCTCGACCGTGGATCCGCGCTCGACCGCTTCGACGCCTGCCAGAACCGGGTGCCCGGCAGGCAGCTATCGCTCAACTACATTCGCTACGGCGCCGACGTGACCATCGATCCGGGCGAACTGACCGCGTTCTACCTGATCCAGATCCCGATCAGGGGGACGGCAGAGATCGCAAATGGGTGCCGCCAGGTTGCCTCCACCACGAGGATGGCGAGCATCCTCAACCCCGACCGGCACACCAGGATGCGCTGGCACACGGGCTGCGAACAGGTGCTGCTGCAGGTCGAGCAGGGCTTCATGCGGGACGTGGCAAGGCGGCTGACGGGCGTTCCGGTCGGTTCGGTTCGCTTCGCTTCCGGTTTCGATCTGGAAAAGCCTGGCCCGGCGGCCTGGGCACGCAGGCTGCGCGGCGTGTTCGGCGCCGCTGAAGACGGGCTTGTATTCGGCGCGGCACAGGATGACCGGCAACGGGCCCTGGAGGAAAGCCTGATCGTTTCCCTCCTGGAGTGCCAGCCAAATACGGTGTCCGCCCTGCTGGAGCGGCCCGATCCGCGCGCGGCACCCGCCATTCTCAAAAGGGCCTTGCAACTGATCAGTGAACGGTTCCTGGAAGACCTCAGCCTGCTCGATATTTGCACCCATGCCCGGACCACGCCGCGCAACCTGCAACTCCTGTTCAAGCGGGAGTTCGGAACCGGGCCCGTGCATTACCTGCACGACATGCGCCTGGCCTACGCACGGCACCTGCTGCAGGCGGAGGGGAGCAACCGCCCGGTCGCCGATATCGCGGAAGCCTCGGCCCACAGGCATTTCGGCCGCTTCTCAGTCGCCTACAAACAACGCTTCGGAGAGTCACCGCGCGAAACGCAACGTGCCGGGCTTTTTGGTTGA
- a CDS encoding flavin-containing monooxygenase, which translates to MTKRKTVAVIGGGVSGLAAAKAFDERGHRVLGIERSHDFGGVWEPSRSYPDVQTQSPKDLYRFTDLAMPEDYPEWPKGPQVHSYLHAYAKKHNLARLYRLNTNVVSMNRRADGQPGWSLTLEAAGRTWVEDVDFVAICTGQFSEKNIISHPGQEEFVAAGGQVMHSSEYTDPSLAQGKHVVVLGGSKSATDLVVNAARNGAKSVTMVYREPVWRVPYFVGGINFKRLLYMRAQEQQFNGWGGSALGKAVHTAFKPLIWANFRGLETLLKLQLKLKKWDMVPDVPIEKDASCSLPIVTPGLFEGFESGKIKPVRGTFKAYEPGHVVLSTGERIPCDLAALAVGWKLGIPYLAQEYRDKLIEADGQYRVYRLTVNPDLPDMGFVGFNSSFCTVLSAEMIANWLVRYADGQLANQPSAAQMRKNIEDMLRWRRQERPAAKVYGGLCSAPFHFRHFDELLADMGATKRKRANPLAEQFSYPNADAYGSFLQSTPQYAAG; encoded by the coding sequence ATGACGAAACGCAAGACTGTCGCCGTGATCGGCGGCGGCGTGAGCGGACTTGCGGCCGCCAAAGCCTTCGACGAACGCGGACACCGCGTTCTCGGCATCGAACGCAGCCACGATTTCGGCGGCGTCTGGGAACCCTCACGCTCCTATCCGGACGTGCAGACCCAGTCGCCGAAGGATCTCTACCGCTTCACCGACCTTGCCATGCCGGAGGACTATCCGGAATGGCCGAAGGGACCACAGGTCCATTCCTATCTGCATGCCTACGCGAAGAAGCACAATCTGGCGCGGCTCTACCGGCTCAACACCAACGTGGTCTCGATGAACCGCCGGGCGGACGGCCAGCCGGGCTGGTCCCTGACGCTGGAGGCCGCCGGCAGGACATGGGTGGAGGATGTCGACTTCGTCGCCATCTGCACCGGACAGTTTTCCGAAAAGAACATCATCAGCCATCCGGGCCAGGAGGAGTTCGTGGCAGCAGGCGGCCAGGTGATGCACAGCTCGGAATACACCGATCCCTCCCTTGCTCAAGGCAAGCACGTGGTCGTGCTCGGCGGGTCGAAATCGGCGACCGACCTGGTGGTCAATGCCGCCAGGAACGGTGCGAAATCCGTGACCATGGTCTACCGCGAACCCGTCTGGCGGGTGCCCTATTTCGTCGGCGGCATCAATTTCAAGCGGCTCCTTTACATGCGCGCCCAGGAGCAGCAGTTCAACGGCTGGGGCGGCAGTGCGCTCGGCAAGGCGGTCCACACCGCCTTCAAGCCGCTGATCTGGGCGAATTTCCGTGGCCTGGAAACCCTGCTGAAACTCCAGCTCAAGCTGAAGAAATGGGACATGGTGCCCGATGTCCCCATCGAAAAGGACGCGTCCTGCTCGCTGCCGATCGTCACACCGGGCCTGTTCGAAGGGTTCGAGAGCGGCAAGATCAAGCCGGTCCGGGGCACCTTCAAGGCCTACGAGCCGGGCCATGTCGTGCTGTCGACCGGTGAAAGGATCCCCTGCGACCTGGCCGCGCTCGCCGTCGGCTGGAAACTGGGCATTCCCTATCTCGCGCAAGAATACCGCGACAAGCTGATCGAGGCGGACGGGCAGTACCGGGTCTATCGGCTGACTGTGAACCCCGACTTGCCCGACATGGGCTTCGTCGGCTTCAATTCCAGTTTCTGCACGGTGCTGTCGGCCGAGATGATCGCCAACTGGCTGGTGCGCTACGCCGACGGCCAGCTTGCCAACCAGCCCAGCGCCGCGCAGATGCGGAAAAACATCGAGGATATGCTGCGCTGGCGGCGTCAGGAGCGTCCGGCGGCCAAGGTCTATGGCGGGCTCTGCTCCGCGCCGTTCCACTTCCGGCATTTCGACGAACTGCTGGCCGACATGGGGGCAACGAAACGCAAGCGAGCCAACCCGCTTGCGGAGCAGTTCTCCTATCCGAATGCGGACGCCTATGGAAGCTTCCTGCAAAGCACGCCGCAATATGCGGCGGGCTGA
- a CDS encoding cupin domain-containing protein, which translates to MQNGAGITAADAGLDNISWNVVGHTYTPKLLSGNAFVWHAVIPAETFVPPHIHPTQDEWIVMLEGELEVEMGGTVHKAGPGDTVRMPMGEAHGIFNRSGKTATCVFGVAPSRKLFDLFGALDGVTDPAELVRLSALHEVDFLPPPDQA; encoded by the coding sequence ATGCAGAACGGAGCAGGCATCACCGCGGCAGACGCGGGCCTCGACAACATCAGCTGGAACGTGGTCGGACACACCTACACGCCCAAGCTGCTCAGCGGCAACGCCTTCGTCTGGCACGCCGTCATTCCGGCCGAAACGTTTGTGCCGCCGCATATCCATCCGACCCAGGACGAGTGGATCGTCATGCTGGAGGGCGAGCTGGAAGTGGAAATGGGCGGCACGGTCCACAAGGCCGGCCCCGGCGACACCGTGCGCATGCCCATGGGCGAGGCCCACGGCATCTTCAACCGGTCCGGCAAGACGGCGACCTGCGTCTTCGGCGTCGCCCCCAGCCGCAAGCTGTTCGATCTCTTCGGCGCACTCGACGGCGTCACGGATCCGGCGGAACTGGTGCGCCTGTCGGCGCTCCACGAGGTCGATTTCCTGCCGCCGCCCGACCAGGCCTGA